The following proteins are co-located in the Maridesulfovibrio sp. genome:
- a CDS encoding YibE/F family protein codes for MKRFISPILFILMIVGIVGLLKYEQAGPDPYSGMHELRATVTGVDNSALVEMGTARIGGQHVTAILMEGEVKGQTVIGVNQLTGQPEMDEIFHPGDTILMAVRINDGKAVEARAVNQYRQGWELALFGLFVIILLIYARSIGLKALFSFITSFYIIWKFFIPGLLDGGNPIMLTVVTLTLLTVVIITCVAGFSRVTVVATLGTLSGLLLALTLTLFFGEKLKMAGMTAPFATMLVFSGHYTLDLLDIFYASVILGASGAAMDIAMDVAASMNEVMDKKPDITRNELIKSGFNVGRMVTGTMTTTLLLAYSGGYLTMLMLFVTKGTSFTRMLNFKLVAAEIFRTLVGSVGLVLVAPITAILAGFILCGFNEIKKTSN; via the coding sequence ATGAAAAGGTTTATATCTCCGATATTATTTATCCTGATGATTGTCGGGATTGTCGGACTTTTGAAATATGAGCAGGCCGGACCTGATCCGTATTCCGGGATGCATGAGTTACGTGCCACTGTTACCGGTGTGGATAACTCCGCTTTGGTGGAAATGGGTACTGCTCGTATCGGTGGACAGCACGTAACCGCGATTTTAATGGAAGGTGAGGTCAAAGGTCAGACTGTCATCGGCGTTAACCAGTTAACAGGGCAGCCGGAAATGGATGAAATTTTTCATCCCGGTGATACTATCCTTATGGCTGTGCGCATTAATGACGGTAAGGCTGTGGAAGCCCGTGCCGTAAACCAGTATCGGCAAGGCTGGGAACTGGCGCTGTTTGGTTTGTTTGTAATCATTCTGTTGATTTATGCCCGTTCAATAGGCCTTAAAGCCCTGTTCAGCTTTATCACCAGTTTTTACATTATCTGGAAATTTTTCATTCCCGGATTGCTTGACGGCGGCAATCCAATCATGCTGACCGTTGTCACCCTTACTTTGCTTACTGTGGTGATCATCACTTGTGTTGCCGGATTTTCGCGGGTTACTGTGGTGGCTACATTGGGGACTCTAAGCGGTTTGTTGCTGGCATTGACCCTGACACTGTTCTTTGGCGAGAAGCTGAAAATGGCGGGTATGACAGCTCCATTTGCGACTATGCTGGTCTTTTCCGGTCATTATACACTGGATCTGCTTGATATATTTTATGCTTCGGTCATTTTAGGTGCTTCAGGTGCGGCTATGGATATTGCCATGGACGTTGCCGCTTCCATGAACGAAGTTATGGATAAGAAGCCTGATATCACCCGTAATGAGCTGATCAAGTCCGGCTTCAATGTCGGGCGCATGGTTACCGGAACAATGACCACAACATTATTGCTGGCTTACTCCGGCGGCTATCTGACTATGCTTATGCTTTTCGTAACGAAGGGAACATCTTTTACCCGTATGCTTAATTTTAAGCTGGTGGCGGCTGAGATCTTCCGAACCTTGGTCGGGAGTGTCGGGCTGGTGCTGGTGGCACCGATAACGGCAATCTTAGCAGGATTTATCTTGTGCGGATTTAATGAGATTAAAAAGACATCAAATTAA
- a CDS encoding M23 family metallopeptidase, which yields MAKKKSRIGQILLLIILVAVIGTGAYLLYKDTTAPQAALTPAKGFVTYETPINVNISDTQSGLKAVKIVLSQGEKKLTLTEKNLPKGTFDYNEDILIKKKQIKEGPFELAVWAVDTSLAGFGSGNAVIARGNYTLDTIAPKITVQSTTHNFNQGGCGLLIYNLDENPSKTGVQVNEDFFPGYKQPDGSYACLFAMPYYTDKKDFNPVLMAEDAAGNVRKGSFWYHANGKTYRHDRINISDRFLNTKMPQFEGDYPGLPSQVQLFLKVNRELRKKNRAELHRVAKETSPTFLFEGSFKRLPNAATRAGFGDKRSYYYSGEVIDKQTHLGIDLASTRQAPIPAANNGRVVLAESDFGIYGNAVIIDHGLGLQTLYSHLSQIDVAPGDMVAKGQIIGKTGATGMAGGDHLHYGVICSGIPVNPVEWWDGSWIKNNITSKLK from the coding sequence ATGGCTAAGAAAAAAAGTCGTATCGGACAGATTCTCCTCCTGATAATTCTCGTTGCCGTGATAGGCACAGGGGCTTACCTGCTCTATAAAGACACAACAGCACCGCAGGCAGCTTTGACGCCGGCGAAAGGATTCGTCACCTATGAGACCCCTATCAACGTAAATATCAGCGATACTCAATCCGGACTTAAGGCGGTTAAAATCGTACTTTCTCAGGGAGAGAAAAAACTGACTCTCACAGAAAAAAATCTTCCCAAGGGAACCTTCGATTACAATGAAGACATTCTGATTAAGAAAAAGCAGATCAAAGAAGGGCCGTTTGAACTGGCAGTTTGGGCTGTGGATACTTCCCTGGCCGGTTTCGGCAGCGGCAATGCTGTAATTGCCAGAGGCAACTACACCCTTGATACCATCGCTCCCAAAATTACCGTTCAATCCACCACCCACAATTTCAATCAGGGCGGCTGCGGACTGCTGATCTATAATTTAGATGAAAATCCGTCCAAAACCGGCGTACAGGTTAATGAAGATTTTTTTCCGGGCTACAAACAGCCGGACGGAAGTTATGCCTGTCTTTTCGCAATGCCTTACTACACCGACAAGAAAGATTTTAATCCGGTGCTAATGGCTGAAGATGCAGCCGGCAACGTGCGCAAAGGTTCATTCTGGTATCATGCCAACGGTAAAACCTACCGCCATGACCGGATCAACATCTCCGACCGTTTCCTGAATACAAAAATGCCCCAGTTTGAAGGAGATTACCCCGGACTGCCCAGTCAGGTTCAGCTCTTCCTTAAAGTTAACCGCGAGCTACGCAAGAAAAACCGTGCGGAACTCCATCGCGTTGCTAAAGAGACCTCCCCGACCTTCCTGTTCGAAGGCAGCTTCAAAAGACTTCCGAATGCTGCCACCCGTGCAGGATTCGGTGACAAACGCAGCTACTACTATTCAGGTGAAGTAATCGACAAACAGACCCATCTGGGAATTGACCTTGCCAGCACACGTCAGGCTCCGATTCCGGCTGCAAACAACGGACGGGTTGTACTTGCTGAATCAGACTTCGGCATCTACGGCAATGCAGTCATTATCGACCACGGTCTCGGTCTTCAGACCCTTTACTCGCACCTGAGCCAAATTGATGTGGCGCCCGGAGATATGGTCGCAAAAGGACAGATAATCGGTAAGACCGGTGCCACCGGCATGGCTGGCGGAGACCACCTGCATTACGGTGTCATCTGCTCCGGTATACCAGTGAATCCCGTGGAATGGTGGGATGGAAGCTGGATCAAGAATAATATCACCAGCAAGTTGAAATAA
- the hysB gene encoding NiFeSe hydrogenase small subunit — MSLTRRDFVKMCTGTVAGFGISQMFNPSVVHALKKFVPNVFWLQGQGCTGCSVSILNSVHPSIAEVLLDVINLDYHPTIMGSEGHEAWDFMMSQAEANKGKYIVIVEGAVPTAENGHFCIVGADANHKEYTMAEATLEMAKNAAVVVNVGTCSAYGGIPAAEGNLTGSMSVTNFLAENGVKTPVVNIPGCPPHPDWMVGTLVVAINAIEEKGLQGGLAEVVKILDDNGRPKPFFGENIHDNCPYLEKFENDEYAEIFTDPVKCRYELGCKGPSANSDCFKRKWNGGVNWCVENSVCIGCVEPGFPDEMSPFYEAG; from the coding sequence ATGAGTTTGACCAGGCGAGATTTCGTGAAAATGTGCACAGGAACTGTGGCTGGATTTGGGATTTCCCAGATGTTCAACCCCAGTGTAGTGCATGCGCTGAAAAAGTTTGTACCGAATGTTTTCTGGCTGCAGGGACAGGGCTGCACCGGTTGTTCGGTTTCCATTCTCAACTCAGTGCACCCCTCTATCGCAGAGGTTCTACTTGATGTAATTAACCTTGATTACCATCCGACCATTATGGGTTCCGAAGGCCACGAAGCCTGGGATTTCATGATGAGTCAGGCTGAAGCTAATAAGGGCAAGTACATCGTTATCGTTGAAGGTGCCGTTCCCACAGCTGAGAACGGTCATTTCTGTATTGTCGGTGCAGATGCAAACCACAAAGAATACACCATGGCTGAAGCCACTCTCGAGATGGCCAAAAACGCTGCTGTGGTTGTTAACGTTGGTACCTGCTCTGCATACGGCGGTATCCCCGCTGCTGAAGGAAACCTTACCGGCTCCATGTCTGTAACCAATTTCCTCGCAGAAAACGGCGTGAAGACTCCCGTTGTTAACATTCCGGGCTGTCCTCCCCATCCTGACTGGATGGTAGGCACCCTCGTTGTCGCAATCAATGCCATTGAAGAAAAAGGACTGCAGGGCGGTCTGGCTGAAGTCGTTAAGATTCTTGATGACAACGGTCGTCCCAAACCTTTCTTCGGTGAGAACATCCATGATAATTGCCCTTATCTTGAGAAGTTCGAGAACGATGAATACGCTGAAATCTTCACTGATCCCGTTAAATGCCGTTACGAGCTGGGCTGTAAAGGCCCCAGCGCCAACTCCGATTGCTTCAAACGCAAATGGAACGGCGGCGTTAACTGGTGTGTTGAAAACTCAGTATGTATTGGCTGTGTAGAACCGGGATTCCCGGATGAAATGTCCCCCTTCTACGAAGCCGGTTAA
- the hysA gene encoding NiFeSe hydrogenase large subunit HysA has translation MSSKSHAPAGKDGKIKIAIDPVTRIEGHLKAEVVVKDGKVTDAWLSGGMYRGFENILIGRDPRDAAQLTQRLCGVCPTAHSTASTRALDDAFGVKLTTNGRVTKNLIFGANYLQSHILHFYHLAALDFVRGPGKAPFVPRFEHPDLRLDEKTNKVAVDQYVKALEIRRICHEMVALFGGKMPHVSGQVVGGATEIPSKEKLAEYASRFKQVQKFIEETYVPTVYLIGSVYKDLFKIGGGYKNAMAYGVFPMDDAESEFLLKPGVYIDGKDAGFDQKLIKEYTKYAWYTDECSDLHPSEGKTIPDVHKKDAYSFCKASRYNGKAVEVGPLARMWVHNPELSPMGKKQLKDLFGIEAKMFRDLGEDMAFSLMGRHVARAEEAYMVANAIQDAWLKEVKPGEETYVKTEIPVSAEGLGLTEAPRGSLLHYINIKDSKTANYQMIPATLWNSTPRDDKGHRGTIEEALVGTPVPDPKNPVDISRIIRSFDPULGCAVHVLHAETGEEHVVHVGEGC, from the coding sequence ATGTCTTCAAAATCTCATGCACCCGCCGGTAAAGACGGGAAAATTAAGATTGCCATTGATCCGGTAACCCGTATCGAAGGTCACCTTAAGGCTGAGGTCGTAGTTAAAGACGGTAAAGTAACCGACGCATGGCTCTCCGGCGGCATGTACCGTGGTTTCGAGAACATCCTTATCGGACGTGATCCCCGCGATGCAGCCCAGCTGACCCAGCGTCTGTGCGGTGTTTGCCCCACAGCTCACTCTACTGCTTCCACCCGCGCTCTTGATGATGCTTTTGGTGTTAAGCTGACCACTAACGGTCGCGTAACCAAAAACCTCATTTTCGGTGCTAACTACCTGCAGTCTCACATTCTGCATTTCTATCATCTTGCAGCTCTGGACTTCGTACGCGGTCCCGGCAAAGCTCCCTTTGTCCCCCGCTTTGAACATCCTGACCTGCGTCTTGATGAAAAAACCAACAAGGTAGCTGTTGACCAGTACGTTAAGGCTCTTGAAATCCGCCGTATCTGCCACGAAATGGTAGCTCTGTTCGGTGGTAAAATGCCTCACGTTTCCGGTCAGGTCGTTGGTGGTGCAACTGAAATTCCGAGCAAGGAAAAGCTTGCTGAATACGCAAGCCGCTTCAAACAGGTTCAGAAATTCATTGAAGAAACCTACGTACCCACCGTTTACCTTATCGGTTCCGTCTACAAAGATCTGTTCAAGATCGGTGGCGGTTACAAAAACGCTATGGCTTACGGCGTATTCCCCATGGATGATGCTGAATCAGAATTCCTGCTCAAGCCCGGTGTTTACATCGACGGCAAAGATGCTGGTTTCGATCAGAAACTCATCAAGGAATACACCAAGTACGCATGGTACACTGATGAGTGTTCCGACCTTCATCCGAGCGAAGGAAAAACCATTCCGGATGTTCACAAGAAGGACGCTTACAGCTTCTGTAAGGCTTCCCGCTACAACGGCAAAGCTGTTGAAGTTGGTCCCCTTGCACGTATGTGGGTTCATAACCCCGAGCTCAGCCCCATGGGTAAAAAACAGCTCAAGGATCTCTTCGGCATCGAAGCCAAGATGTTCCGCGATCTGGGCGAAGACATGGCATTCTCCCTCATGGGCCGCCACGTTGCACGCGCAGAAGAAGCTTACATGGTTGCAAACGCAATCCAGGATGCATGGCTCAAGGAAGTTAAGCCTGGCGAAGAAACTTACGTCAAGACTGAAATTCCTGTGTCCGCAGAAGGTCTCGGTCTTACCGAAGCACCCCGCGGTTCCTTGCTGCACTACATCAACATCAAGGATTCCAAGACTGCGAACTACCAGATGATCCCCGCGACCCTCTGGAACAGCACCCCGCGTGATGACAAAGGTCATCGCGGTACAATCGAGGAAGCCCTCGTAGGTACTCCGGTTCCTGATCCGAAGAACCCTGTTGACATCTCAAGGATCATTCGATCCTTTGACCCGTGACTGGGTTGTGCCGTGCACGTGCTGCACGCAGAGACCGGTGAAGAGCATGTTGTTCACGTAGGCGAAGGTTGCTAA
- the hysD gene encoding NiFeSe hydrogenase maturation protease, with the protein MKKLLVLGIGNILLGDEGVGVHAVEELKKEEWPEYVHLVDGGTFTHDIFHILEGYDGLLVLDIVHGGKDGGTVYYLEEKDIIDNEKQRLSLHDIDLVDSLNMAGAVGKRPEMRILGMEPENYTDWSMEMTDTCKAVFPGYVERARQEIKRFIEEFGQ; encoded by the coding sequence ATGAAGAAACTGTTGGTACTTGGGATTGGTAACATTCTCCTCGGCGATGAGGGCGTCGGGGTGCATGCTGTAGAAGAACTGAAGAAAGAAGAATGGCCCGAATACGTTCACTTAGTGGATGGCGGCACATTCACCCACGATATTTTTCATATTCTGGAAGGCTACGACGGCCTGCTGGTGCTCGATATCGTCCATGGCGGAAAGGACGGTGGCACAGTCTACTATCTTGAGGAAAAAGATATCATAGATAATGAAAAGCAGCGTTTGTCCCTGCATGATATTGATCTGGTCGATTCTCTGAATATGGCCGGAGCAGTAGGTAAGCGTCCGGAGATGCGTATCTTAGGCATGGAGCCTGAGAACTACACTGACTGGTCCATGGAAATGACCGATACCTGCAAAGCTGTATTCCCCGGTTATGTTGAAAGGGCCCGTCAGGAGATCAAGCGCTTTATTGAGGAGTTTGGTCAGTAG
- a CDS encoding 4Fe-4S double cluster binding domain-containing protein produces MTDLKKELFKNAKQWGADLIAVADTTRMAGMETRPDDLLDNFPRAISIAVQLADGIIDTIVDKPTEIYSQHYQRVNALLDNIACRVSSFIQNNGGKALPIPASQILCEERFISYISHKAVAINAGLGWQGKSLLLVTPQYGPRIRLVTILTNLDIPADEPIKNRCGKCTKCTDACPAGAIKNVNTVLHYSSRNEAVDLSSCVDHLNKVSGYGNVAAYICGVCVASCPWGKKKRQPQKGTAVYQNL; encoded by the coding sequence ATGACTGATCTGAAAAAAGAGCTTTTTAAGAATGCCAAGCAATGGGGAGCGGACCTGATTGCAGTGGCGGATACGACCCGCATGGCAGGCATGGAAACTCGCCCGGACGATCTGCTGGATAATTTCCCGCGAGCGATTTCAATTGCGGTTCAACTCGCTGACGGTATCATAGATACAATTGTAGATAAGCCCACTGAAATATATTCCCAGCACTACCAGCGTGTTAATGCCCTGCTCGACAACATAGCCTGCCGTGTAAGCAGTTTTATCCAGAACAATGGCGGAAAAGCACTCCCCATTCCGGCCAGCCAAATCCTCTGCGAAGAACGCTTTATATCCTATATCTCACACAAAGCAGTAGCAATTAATGCCGGATTAGGTTGGCAAGGCAAATCATTATTACTGGTTACTCCGCAATACGGCCCGCGCATTCGGCTGGTAACCATCCTCACAAACCTAGACATTCCGGCAGATGAGCCAATCAAAAACCGTTGCGGAAAGTGCACCAAATGCACCGACGCATGCCCTGCCGGAGCAATAAAAAACGTCAATACCGTGCTGCATTATTCATCGCGCAATGAAGCCGTGGACTTATCGTCCTGCGTGGATCATTTAAATAAGGTATCGGGTTATGGAAACGTGGCGGCGTATATTTGTGGGGTTTGTGTGGCTAGTTGTCCTTGGGGGAAGAAAAAACGGCAGCCCCAAAAAGGAACTGCCGTTTATCAAAATCTATAA
- a CDS encoding glycosyltransferase family 4 protein, whose protein sequence is MNKNICFFNSNKAWGGGEKWNHHFSLLLRDQGYNVFVVTNHRSELKARLENELGITLHSEPIGNLSFLNPVLMGRLKSFFQANKIQTLITALPSDLKSGGIAAKRAGVNRVIYRRGIAVPVKNSFLNRYIFKNVVDRLIVNSLETKRTVLANNSALIDESKIRQIYNGFDVAEFDKQDFSPLYVPENEEVVIGNAARLTAQKGQKHLIECAKILKEKGLNFKILIAGKGEMEQELKDYATELDVNDRVSFLGFIKDMKSFHASQDIFCLPSLWEGFGYALVEAMTLEKPVVGFNISSNPEVVADGETGILVPVEDTEKLAAALEKVIVDIELRKKMGAAGRQRVLENFNTPLVLKKLVEVVEE, encoded by the coding sequence GTGAATAAAAACATATGCTTCTTCAATAGCAATAAAGCCTGGGGCGGCGGGGAAAAGTGGAACCACCACTTCTCCCTGCTCCTCCGGGATCAAGGTTACAACGTATTCGTGGTAACCAACCATAGATCAGAACTCAAAGCCCGCCTTGAAAACGAACTGGGCATTACCCTTCATAGCGAGCCGATAGGTAATCTTTCCTTCCTGAATCCCGTTTTAATGGGCCGTTTGAAATCTTTTTTTCAAGCAAACAAGATCCAGACTCTGATCACCGCCCTGCCCTCCGACCTCAAAAGCGGCGGAATTGCCGCCAAGCGCGCCGGGGTTAACCGCGTAATTTACCGCAGAGGAATCGCCGTTCCGGTTAAGAACTCATTCCTCAACCGCTACATCTTCAAGAACGTTGTTGACCGTTTAATCGTCAATTCCCTTGAGACTAAGCGGACTGTTCTGGCCAACAATTCCGCGTTAATAGATGAAAGCAAAATACGCCAGATATACAACGGATTCGATGTAGCTGAGTTCGATAAACAGGACTTTTCACCGCTCTACGTTCCAGAAAATGAGGAGGTAGTAATCGGAAATGCGGCTCGCTTGACCGCTCAAAAAGGTCAGAAACATCTCATCGAGTGCGCAAAAATACTCAAAGAAAAGGGCCTGAATTTCAAAATACTCATCGCCGGAAAAGGCGAAATGGAACAGGAATTAAAAGACTACGCCACAGAACTTGACGTAAACGATCGAGTTTCATTCCTCGGTTTCATCAAAGACATGAAAAGTTTCCATGCATCGCAGGATATTTTCTGCCTCCCGTCTTTATGGGAAGGGTTCGGTTATGCCCTCGTGGAAGCAATGACTTTGGAGAAACCAGTAGTAGGATTTAACATTAGCTCCAACCCTGAAGTTGTTGCTGACGGTGAAACCGGTATTCTTGTTCCGGTAGAAGATACTGAAAAACTGGCAGCAGCTTTGGAAAAGGTGATTGTTGATATTGAATTAAGAAAGAAAATGGGTGCTGCGGGACGTCAGAGAGTATTGGAGAATTTTAATACTCCGCTGGTTTTAAAGAAACTGGTTGAGGTTGTGGAGGAATAA
- the sucD gene encoding succinate--CoA ligase subunit alpha, with protein MLLNEHLSKVLLKEAAGLPVPTGVKITEKDLPGLEPYFPLPWILKAQVPVGGRGKAGGIQKVDSRDEYEKIARQILSMEIKGNKVPFLRAEPAVDIRKEFYLSLTLSRQRRKVIMTVGREGGVEIENMGPENLLIQEISLPGGLQPNQIRAAFFHIGIAKELFADFSNIVRNLYNTMIDYGLLLAEINPLALTGYGKLLALDGKIEMDDNIVDLNPAFEKFYQPEHSTPVENIARDAGMSFVSLKGWVGLIANGAGLAMASMDALNFSDLPAANFLDLGGAADQKRIETALRLLFDDDQVKAILINLFGGILSCELVANALVAALGGKEPEKPIVVRMSGNSAEEGLNVLKQVKGDKLHRARNMQEALDLLTKLKPADTPKIDFPEPIAAMPDSRPKDIGYKSPHTFGIDKDTPILVQGITGAEGRLHTKLMLEYGSNIVAGVTPFKGGQEVLGVPVYNSIKEAQRHHEIGASIIFVPPKLATDAILEATSCEIPWVVCITEGIVQSAMLNVLEQIKGGKSRIVGPNTPGMIVPGQTKIGILPTTPFSPGPVAVLSRSGTLTYEVADRLNQVGIGQSLSIGIGGDSYIGTTFADVFEMLRNHDETKAVMVLGEIGGTAEQDLADYVIETGFDKPVLSFIAGQTAPPGKRLGHAGAILQEGTGVQGKLEKMRAAGFTVCPSLESIPQLTADALGIKLSE; from the coding sequence ATGCTGCTCAACGAACATTTAAGTAAAGTACTGCTCAAAGAGGCTGCCGGACTTCCCGTACCCACCGGGGTAAAAATCACTGAAAAGGATTTGCCCGGACTGGAACCATACTTTCCCCTGCCGTGGATTCTGAAAGCTCAGGTTCCTGTCGGTGGTCGCGGCAAGGCCGGAGGTATCCAGAAAGTTGATTCACGGGACGAATACGAAAAAATAGCCCGCCAGATTCTCAGCATGGAAATCAAAGGCAACAAGGTCCCTTTCCTGCGGGCCGAGCCTGCTGTAGACATCCGTAAGGAATTTTATCTTTCCCTGACCCTTTCCCGCCAGCGCCGCAAAGTCATCATGACCGTCGGACGCGAAGGTGGGGTGGAAATCGAAAACATGGGCCCTGAAAACCTGCTCATTCAGGAAATCAGTCTTCCCGGCGGATTACAGCCCAACCAGATTCGCGCTGCATTCTTCCATATCGGCATAGCCAAAGAACTCTTTGCTGATTTCAGCAACATCGTTAGAAACCTCTACAACACCATGATCGATTACGGTCTGCTACTGGCTGAAATCAACCCGCTGGCCCTGACCGGGTACGGCAAGCTGCTCGCCCTCGACGGTAAAATCGAGATGGACGACAACATCGTCGACCTCAACCCCGCTTTTGAAAAATTTTATCAGCCGGAGCACTCCACCCCGGTGGAAAACATCGCCCGTGATGCCGGAATGAGCTTCGTATCGCTCAAAGGATGGGTAGGTTTGATCGCCAACGGTGCAGGTCTGGCAATGGCCTCCATGGACGCGCTCAACTTCTCTGACCTTCCGGCAGCAAACTTTCTCGACCTCGGCGGTGCTGCGGATCAAAAACGCATTGAAACAGCCCTGAGACTGCTCTTCGATGATGATCAGGTCAAAGCGATCCTGATCAACCTCTTCGGCGGAATCCTTTCCTGCGAGCTGGTTGCCAATGCCCTCGTGGCGGCACTGGGCGGCAAGGAACCGGAAAAGCCCATCGTGGTACGCATGTCCGGCAATAGTGCTGAGGAAGGACTTAATGTGCTCAAACAGGTTAAAGGCGATAAACTGCATCGGGCCAGAAACATGCAGGAAGCCCTCGACCTGCTGACTAAGCTCAAGCCTGCTGATACACCTAAGATTGATTTCCCCGAGCCCATCGCGGCTATGCCTGATTCCCGTCCCAAGGACATCGGATATAAATCGCCGCATACCTTCGGCATCGATAAGGACACCCCCATTCTTGTACAAGGCATCACCGGGGCTGAGGGCCGTTTACATACTAAACTCATGCTCGAATATGGCTCCAATATTGTCGCCGGGGTAACTCCGTTCAAGGGCGGTCAGGAAGTGCTCGGAGTTCCGGTTTATAACTCCATCAAGGAAGCACAGCGGCATCATGAAATCGGGGCCAGCATCATTTTCGTACCGCCCAAGCTGGCAACTGACGCCATCCTTGAAGCAACATCCTGCGAAATACCATGGGTTGTCTGCATTACCGAAGGAATTGTGCAGTCTGCCATGCTCAACGTGCTGGAGCAGATCAAAGGCGGCAAATCAAGAATTGTCGGTCCTAACACCCCCGGCATGATCGTGCCCGGACAAACCAAAATCGGTATCCTGCCCACTACCCCGTTCTCTCCCGGTCCGGTTGCAGTCCTTTCACGTTCCGGTACCCTGACCTACGAAGTAGCCGACCGCCTCAATCAGGTAGGTATCGGGCAATCCCTGTCTATCGGTATCGGCGGTGACTCCTACATCGGCACCACCTTTGCGGATGTTTTCGAAATGCTCAGAAATCACGATGAAACCAAGGCTGTCATGGTTCTCGGTGAAATCGGTGGTACTGCGGAACAGGATCTTGCAGACTATGTAATTGAAACAGGATTTGACAAACCCGTACTTTCCTTTATTGCTGGTCAGACCGCACCTCCGGGCAAACGTCTGGGCCACGCAGGTGCGATCCTTCAAGAAGGAACAGGGGTACAGGGAAAGCTTGAAAAAATGCGCGCAGCAGGATTCACAGTCTGCCCCAGCCTTGAGTCAATCCCACAGCTGACAGCAGACGCACTTGGAATTAAGTTAAGTGAATAA
- a CDS encoding polynucleotide adenylyltransferase — protein MTKKHNNLKILIAGGSVRDLLLGRTPKDLDYLIASGSPEEFLAAFPKARPVGKSYEIFYLKGLEFSFPRARGADIEETIDLDLKARDFTVNSFALAEDGELYAHPNGLEDLQNRILRPSFPDTFKEDPLRVFRAATFMARFPEFSPHPDLITEMKSCAANGWLADIAPDRIGVELRKGLNGPKPGNFLRLLIQGNCLEPWFTEFTGADDIPAGPPEYHDKSVAGHTAEIMDEVAGDPLSCWMAMCHDLGKAQTAPNILPSHYGHDKAGMIPAKELGSRLMLPVKFIRAGESAAELHMKAGNYQELRPGTKVDLLMKLHVSGLLENMISLCNADRGQGVLENAPADLAEILKVSLPAHERNLGKESGEKLRNMRAMKIKTFNGSRNRI, from the coding sequence ATGACCAAAAAACACAATAATTTAAAAATATTAATAGCTGGAGGTTCTGTAAGAGACCTACTGCTCGGCAGAACTCCAAAAGATTTGGACTACCTTATTGCATCCGGTTCTCCTGAAGAATTTCTTGCTGCATTTCCAAAGGCCCGACCGGTGGGCAAATCTTATGAAATTTTCTATCTCAAAGGACTTGAATTTTCCTTCCCGCGAGCTAGAGGAGCCGACATCGAGGAAACAATAGACCTCGATCTCAAAGCGCGTGACTTCACTGTCAACAGCTTTGCGCTGGCCGAAGACGGTGAACTATATGCCCACCCGAATGGATTGGAAGACTTACAAAATCGAATTTTACGGCCATCTTTTCCTGATACGTTCAAAGAAGACCCGCTACGTGTATTCAGGGCAGCAACCTTTATGGCCCGCTTCCCGGAATTCAGTCCTCACCCGGACCTTATTACAGAGATGAAAAGCTGCGCTGCAAACGGTTGGCTAGCCGATATTGCCCCTGACAGGATCGGTGTGGAACTTCGCAAAGGATTAAACGGACCGAAACCGGGAAATTTCCTGCGGTTGCTGATTCAAGGAAATTGCCTTGAACCATGGTTCACTGAATTTACAGGTGCTGATGATATTCCGGCCGGTCCGCCAGAATATCACGACAAATCCGTAGCCGGACATACCGCTGAGATAATGGACGAAGTTGCAGGGGATCCCCTGAGCTGCTGGATGGCAATGTGCCATGATCTGGGCAAAGCACAAACAGCGCCGAACATACTGCCCTCGCATTACGGACATGACAAAGCTGGTATGATTCCGGCAAAAGAGCTTGGCAGCAGACTGATGCTCCCGGTAAAGTTCATTCGTGCCGGGGAAAGCGCAGCAGAACTGCATATGAAGGCCGGTAACTATCAGGAATTAAGGCCCGGAACCAAAGTAGACCTGCTGATGAAGCTTCATGTTTCAGGACTTCTTGAGAATATGATCAGCCTTTGCAATGCGGACAGAGGTCAGGGAGTGCTTGAAAACGCTCCCGCAGACCTTGCAGAGATACTTAAGGTTTCGCTTCCGGCCCACGAAAGGAATCTTGGTAAAGAATCAGGAGAAAAGCTGCGCAACATGCGGGCCATGAAAATAAAGACCTTCAATGGCAGCAGAAATAGGATTTAA